The segment GCGAATCGCTATCAACGGGACTCGTTTgtcatatatatttatatatatatatgttcttttttttttacaatcgtCTTTCTTTCGCAACGTaacaggaaaaaaaatatataaatcgtTACATAGAGCAGGCTTTCGTCAGCCTGTATTttcgttctttttctttttcttctttgccATTTCTCGACATTCATCGGCGATGACACTGGATAGAAGTCGCGCCTACGACGTACGCCAGAAATAAACAGGGGAAATGTACGAGAGGTGGACCAGAACATAAACATtgcatttttattaatacaGCTTTGAAGGTTCATTGACATGCCTGTTTGATAATCGAGGCCCGACGATCGAGAACGTTAACGAACAGGCGGACGTTGAAACAGGCAATTAGCGTGTATGCGGAGGCAAGTGGGGGACAAACAAGCGACCCGTGAAACGAATTCTTGACGATCCCGAGCGACCGCCCGCTTTCGTTCTCCTCTCCTCTTTTTCAATTCCCCTCTTTCGCGCGCCTTCCTCCGGTCCAGACCCCCGAGCCTGTCCGCGGAGGGCAGCCGTCGCCAATGTGAATCACCTTTCACGGGTCAACCCACCTGGCGGCTAAATATCTGCTTGTACTCGTGTTAACACATACGTAAAACAGAAGTTCCATTGCCTTACATAAGAGCCTATATAAGGTAATACGGTCATTACCGGGGCGACCGCCGTCGACGGGGCGCGCCCTTATCACCACGCCGACACTATCGACGTCGGCGACACGGCACCGTCGAGCTCGGCCGTCCCGGTAACACATCAATTAGATCTTAAAACAAACGTGTATACATGATACGTGTGAGTCCGAGCTTCCGACGAGAATTCTGTACGTGtacatccttttttttttaatatctatatatttatatagtttatttatatatgtatacggGCGAGTCAATCGCACAGAGGCGTGGAACCTTCCACACGGAAGATCTCACTGTCTGGGGATCACCATCTCTCTTCGTCGCCTCTAGCCTCCTCTCCGTCGAGAGGAGGAGAGATATGCACGCGGGATTACGAGTTTTCGACGGTTTGCCAGTGCGTATGTACAGAATACAAAACAATCGTTAAAAGCGGTGCAAATCCCTGCCTTGGTACAAATCGCGATTGATTTAACGAGTGCGAACTCGTACACACTCCTGTCCCTCGCCCCTCTACCAATTGTTGCCCCGTCCTCGGCCTCGGAACCCGTTGCCCCTGAACTGTCCGCCGCGCTTCAGTCCCCTCGGCATGAAGTTGCCTATCGCGGGCCCCCGAGGTCCTCTGTCCATCCAGGGGGCCCTGGGCCCGCCCCTGAAGCCCCTACCACGCGGCGGGCCGCCCCTCCACAGAGGAAATGGGACTGGGCCCGCGAGACGCGGTCGGAAGTTGGGTCCCAGCTGGGGACCGTCGAAGTTGTACACGTCGGTATGAGGCTCCGCGGTGGGCTGCGGCATGGGTCCGTTCAGGCAAGGCTCGGGCCCGGTCGGTGTCTGGGGCCCGTTCGACAGGGCGATCCTCTTCTTGTTAGAATTCTCGGCCTGCTCGTCGAAGCTGCCGTTCGTCGACGGTCTCTTGAGATCGTTGCTCAACGCGGTGCTCACCAGATCCTCCATTTGCTCTGGCTGGTCGGGGAAATTCATCTCCTGGCCCGTGTTCTCCGCCGACCCGCTACTGTCGCACGTCTTCTCGGATATCACGGGCTCCGACTCCACGTGCTCCTCGTACTCGGAAATCGGCACGTACTGGCTATGACGCGTGTCCTTCGTCTCCGTTGTCACGGGAACCACCGTCACCTGGTTCACCTGCTGCTGGTCTTCCAGCTCCGTGGACGGCGCCTCCGACTCGTGCTCCAAACTCGACGCGCTCTGGTAGGCGGACTGCTGGTCGTGGGAATTCGGTGTACCGTGAGACGATCCACGATCCTGCGACAGGGACTGGGGATTCTCCTCCTGCTCCGCGTCGTGCTCCGCACTCAGAGGGATATCCTTGTCGTCTGGAAGCCCTATAGGCATACCCTCCTCGTCGAGGATGACCACGGTGTCGGGCGGCTGCAGCAGCAAAGGTCGGCTGTTCGGCAGAATCTCCGGCGACGACCTCTGATGCTGATCCTGCTGCGTCCGTGGCTTACGATTGTTCTGCATGTTCCTCTGCTTATTGTGGTCGTCGGAGTATCGGTCCCGCCGGTTCCTCGGGAACCCGCGACCACCTCGTCCGCCGCCTCTGTCGTTCCGGTGGAACGGCATGTCCCGATGCTGGTGCTCGCCCGGCTGCGAATACCTGCCGCGCATCTGCGGCTCGCCGAGGAACTCCTGATTGGGCCTCAGACCGTGATTGTCGCGGTACTCGAAGTCCTGCTGAGAGAACTCCGACTGCGGCTGATGCATCGGGTGGAAGTCCTGCTGGCCGAAGTCCTGCTGGTTCTGCAGGAAGCTTGGAGGCGGCCTGTTTTGGTGGAAGTTCGACTGGGACGAATGAAAGTCGCCAGACGGATTGTGTCGGAAGTCTGACTGGTCCTGGTGGAAGGACGGTTGATTTGGATGAAACTGGGGCGGCGGAGGCGGTGGCGGAGGGGGTCCCGAGTGCATCATGTGCACGTCCTGCATCATCTGGCCGTGGGGTCCGGGCATTTGACCAGTGGGAAGCGGGATCATACGCATGTCCATGTCCATGTGCTGGGAGGGGCCTGATGGGTTACCCACTCTCATGTCCCTGTCTTGGGGTCTCACGTCGACCAACACCCTCCCCTTTGGCTTACTGTCAGTCTCGTCGTCCGACATCTCCATGTCCACGCTCTCCACGATATCACCGGGTTGCATGTGTTGCCTGCTTTGTTGTTACGAACATCATAATTTATAAAAGTGACGCCCAATACTATAAGGCGCTCTAAAACTGAACAGTACTATTTTCTATGTCTTACCGATAATCCTGATCGCCTGTCGACCATAAATTACTACTGTTGGGTAACGCGTTCATGGAATTATCGCTGACGTTGTGATTCGCCGGACTACCAGTCAGGCTGATCAAGTTGCGATGGTCGACATCCGCTGCTTTCATCAGGCGATACGGCAACTGGTTCTCCGCCGTCAACGGTATTGGTATCACCCTGAAAACATCGTGTTTAGCAATACACGCACGAACTTCTGAGTTCTTTGGCTCCTGCTATTAAATGATCTAAGTATCTCATTGTTCACCTATGATCTACATCGCCAGCGGCGTTCAGAAGAGATTCTTGCGGCTGTGGGTCGTCGTACTCTACCGGGTCTGTGAACCCAGCTTTTTCGTACATTGGCGGTGACTCGGGAGTCTCTGACAAGATCTCGCTTTTTACTCGCCCGGGGTTCACCCACGTGGATTCGTTATTCGAATCCCACCTATCTGTATCACTATCCATCCATGCTTTCGTTTTCTCGTCACACTCACCGGGCCAAGTTGGGTT is part of the Andrena cerasifolii isolate SP2316 chromosome 1, iyAndCera1_principal, whole genome shotgun sequence genome and harbors:
- the LOC143374681 gene encoding uncharacterized protein LOC143374681 isoform X3, yielding MATSDFDVELFERRLHTLKDSQESIQGLSAWCLERRQHHKKIVATWLQVLKKVKVEHRLTLFYLANDVIQYSKRKNFEFVESWGTTLQRATTMVRDEKVKHRILRIFKIWDQRQVYDEEFLADLSGLISAAPKKKLDPQPAVPPEEFQAALLISTMRSCATLEQATDARLRDLRESNIDVENAEELCASLKDRRRVEDAEKEVDLAVRNVENYVRALEAEIRERTQVLELLEQADQFYETQRGEVKIVTNAYRNFGSRVKNLKKKLDELLPTLISPIPSPDVNAPSPSPDSDIELPGDDNQTQNQLGMIDVAPPSMYGSYSHDYDPVPVPAPELGPGNDSGDFTNNFSSFMGGNMDFGNMRNIFNERSSTPTGMSQQYNDSLEAKPIEVINMRPSKNESSNADFNISSFLKTVLPSSDGTQDPGGIPGLGLDIPESQVESPRSNYRHSPVLGQHPVTPVISRMMVNQSTPMGVNNCQISHSTPLPVRNLSGESHTPSPYSSQNSQSNITGPFDGPSNNNAVNPLPPPPLPPPIFLDDENCYNKLPPKFPTWTPPNETMKEAAKWEEKGKNSMNPTWPGECDEKTKAWMDSDTDRWDSNNESTWVNPGRVKSEILSETPESPPMYEKAGFTDPVEYDDPQPQESLLNAAGDVDHRVIPIPLTAENQLPYRLMKAADVDHRNLISLTGSPANHNVSDNSMNALPNSSNLWSTGDQDYRRQHMQPGDIVESVDMEMSDDETDSKPKGRVLVDVRPQDRDMRVGNPSGPSQHMDMDMRMIPLPTGQMPGPHGQMMQDVHMMHSGPPPPPPPPPQFHPNQPSFHQDQSDFRHNPSGDFHSSQSNFHQNRPPPSFLQNQQDFGQQDFHPMHQPQSEFSQQDFEYRDNHGLRPNQEFLGEPQMRGRYSQPGEHQHRDMPFHRNDRGGGRGGRGFPRNRRDRYSDDHNKQRNMQNNRKPRTQQDQHQRSSPEILPNSRPLLLQPPDTVVILDEEGMPIGLPDDKDIPLSAEHDAEQEENPQSLSQDRGSSHGTPNSHDQQSAYQSASSLEHESEAPSTELEDQQQVNQVTVVPVTTETKDTRHSQYVPISEYEEHVESEPVISEKTCDSSGSAENTGQEMNFPDQPEQMEDLVSTALSNDLKRPSTNGSFDEQAENSNKKRIALSNGPQTPTGPEPCLNGPMPQPTAEPHTDVYNFDGPQLGPNFRPRLAGPVPFPLWRGGPPRGRGFRGGPRAPWMDRGPRGPAIGNFMPRGLKRGGQFRGNGFRGRGRGNNW
- the LOC143374681 gene encoding uncharacterized protein LOC143374681 isoform X1; the encoded protein is MATSDFDVELFERRLHTLKDSQESIQGLSAWCLERRQHHKKIVATWLQVLKKVKVEHRLTLFYLANDVIQYSKRKNFEFVESWGTTLQRATTMVRDEKVKHRILRIFKIWDQRQVYDEEFLADLSGLISAAPKKKLDPQPAVPPEEFQAALLISTMRSCATLEQATDARLRDLRESNIDVENAEELCASLKDRRRVEDAEKEVDLAVRNVENYVRALEAEIRERTQVLELLEQADQFYETQRGEVKIVTNAYRNFGSRVKNLKKKLDELLPTLISPIPSPDVNAPSPSPDSDIELPGDDNQTQNQLGMIDVAPPSMYGSYSHDYDPVPVPAPELGPGNDSGDFTNNFSSFMGGNMDFGNMRNIFNERSSTPTGMSQQYNDSLEAKPIEVINMRPSKNESSNADFNISSFLKTVLPSSDGTQDPGGIPGLGLDIPESQVESPRSNYRHSPVLGQHPVTPVISRMMVNQSTPMGVNNCQISHSTPLPVRNLSGESHTPSPYSSQNSQSNITGPFDGPSNNNAVNPLPPPPLPPPIFLDDENCYNKLPPKFPTWTPPNETMKEAAKWEEKEDFAVSSGKNSMNPTWPGECDEKTKAWMDSDTDRWDSNNESTWVNPGRVKSEILSETPESPPMYEKAGFTDPVEYDDPQPQESLLNAAGDVDHRVIPIPLTAENQLPYRLMKAADVDHRNLISLTGSPANHNVSDNSMNALPNSSNLWSTGDQDYRRQHMQPGDIVESVDMEMSDDETDSKPKGRVLVDVRPQDRDMRVGNPSGPSQHMDMDMRMIPLPTGQMPGPHGQMMQDVHMMHSGPPPPPPPPPQFHPNQPSFHQDQSDFRHNPSGDFHSSQSNFHQNRPPPSFLQNQQDFGQQDFHPMHQPQSEFSQQDFEYRDNHGLRPNQEFLGEPQMRGRYSQPGEHQHRDMPFHRNDRGGGRGGRGFPRNRRDRYSDDHNKQRNMQNNRKPRTQQDQHQRSSPEILPNSRPLLLQPPDTVVILDEEGMPIGLPDDKDIPLSAEHDAEQEENPQSLSQDRGSSHGTPNSHDQQSAYQSASSLEHESEAPSTELEDQQQVNQVTVVPVTTETKDTRHSQYVPISEYEEHVESEPVISEKTCDSSGSAENTGQEMNFPDQPEQMEDLVSTALSNDLKRPSTNGSFDEQAENSNKKRIALSNGPQTPTGPEPCLNGPMPQPTAEPHTDVYNFDGPQLGPNFRPRLAGPVPFPLWRGGPPRGRGFRGGPRAPWMDRGPRGPAIGNFMPRGLKRGGQFRGNGFRGRGRGNNW
- the LOC143374681 gene encoding uncharacterized protein LOC143374681 isoform X4 encodes the protein MATSDFDVELFERRLHTLKDSQESIQGLSAWCLERRQHHKKIVATWLQVLKKVKVEHRLTLFYLANDVIQYSKRKNFEFVESWGTTLQRATTMVRDEKVKHRILRIFKIWDQRQVYDEEFLADLSGLISAAPKKKLDPQPAVPPEEFQAALLISTMRSCATLEQATDARLRDLRESNIDVENAEELCASLKDRRRVEDAEKEVDLAVRNVENYVRALEAEIRERTQVLELLEQADQFYETQRGEVKIVTNAYRNFGSRVKNLKKKLDELLPTLISPIPSPDVNAPSPSPDSDIELPGDDNQTQNQLGMIDVAPPSMYGSYSHDYDPVPVPAPELGPGNDSGDFTNNFSSFMGGNMDFGNMRNIFNERSSTPTGMSQQYNDSLEAKPIEVINMRPSKNESSNADFNISSFLKTVLPSSDGTQDPGGIPGLGLDIPESQVESPRSNYRHSPVLGQHPVTPVISRMMVNQSTPMGVNNCQISHSTPLPVRNLSGESHTPSPYSSQNSQSNITGPFDGPSNNNAVNPLPPPPLPPPIFLDDENCYNKLPPKFPTWTPPNETMKEAAKWEEKGKNSMNPTWPGECDEKTKAWMDSDTDRWDSNNESTWVNPGRVKSEILSETPESPPMYEKAGFTDPVEYDDPQPQESLLNAAGDVDHRVIPIPLTAENQLPYRLMKAADVDHRNLISLTGSPANHNVSDNSMNALPNSSNLWSTGDQDYRQHMQPGDIVESVDMEMSDDETDSKPKGRVLVDVRPQDRDMRVGNPSGPSQHMDMDMRMIPLPTGQMPGPHGQMMQDVHMMHSGPPPPPPPPPQFHPNQPSFHQDQSDFRHNPSGDFHSSQSNFHQNRPPPSFLQNQQDFGQQDFHPMHQPQSEFSQQDFEYRDNHGLRPNQEFLGEPQMRGRYSQPGEHQHRDMPFHRNDRGGGRGGRGFPRNRRDRYSDDHNKQRNMQNNRKPRTQQDQHQRSSPEILPNSRPLLLQPPDTVVILDEEGMPIGLPDDKDIPLSAEHDAEQEENPQSLSQDRGSSHGTPNSHDQQSAYQSASSLEHESEAPSTELEDQQQVNQVTVVPVTTETKDTRHSQYVPISEYEEHVESEPVISEKTCDSSGSAENTGQEMNFPDQPEQMEDLVSTALSNDLKRPSTNGSFDEQAENSNKKRIALSNGPQTPTGPEPCLNGPMPQPTAEPHTDVYNFDGPQLGPNFRPRLAGPVPFPLWRGGPPRGRGFRGGPRAPWMDRGPRGPAIGNFMPRGLKRGGQFRGNGFRGRGRGNNW
- the LOC143374681 gene encoding uncharacterized protein LOC143374681 isoform X2; this translates as MATSDFDVELFERRLHTLKDSQESIQGLSAWCLERRQHHKKIVATWLQVLKKVKVEHRLTLFYLANDVIQYSKRKNFEFVESWGTTLQRATTMVRDEKVKHRILRIFKIWDQRQVYDEEFLADLSGLISAAPKKKLDPQPAVPPEEFQAALLISTMRSCATLEQATDARLRDLRESNIDVENAEELCASLKDRRRVEDAEKEVDLAVRNVENYVRALEAEIRERTQVLELLEQADQFYETQRGEVKIVTNAYRNFGSRVKNLKKKLDELLPTLISPIPSPDVNAPSPSPDSDIELPGDDNQTQNQLGMIDVAPPSMYGSYSHDYDPVPVPAPELGPGNDSGDFTNNFSSFMGGNMDFGNMRNIFNERSSTPTGMSQQYNDSLEAKPIEVINMRPSKNESSNADFNISSFLKTVLPSSDGTQDPGGIPGLGLDIPESQVESPRSNYRHSPVLGQHPVTPVISRMMVNQSTPMGVNNCQISHSTPLPVRNLSGESHTPSPYSSQNSQSNITGPFDGPSNNNAVNPLPPPPLPPPIFLDDENCYNKLPPKFPTWTPPNETMKEAAKWEEKEDFAVSSGKNSMNPTWPGECDEKTKAWMDSDTDRWDSNNESTWVNPGRVKSEILSETPESPPMYEKAGFTDPVEYDDPQPQESLLNAAGDVDHRVIPIPLTAENQLPYRLMKAADVDHRNLISLTGSPANHNVSDNSMNALPNSSNLWSTGDQDYRQHMQPGDIVESVDMEMSDDETDSKPKGRVLVDVRPQDRDMRVGNPSGPSQHMDMDMRMIPLPTGQMPGPHGQMMQDVHMMHSGPPPPPPPPPQFHPNQPSFHQDQSDFRHNPSGDFHSSQSNFHQNRPPPSFLQNQQDFGQQDFHPMHQPQSEFSQQDFEYRDNHGLRPNQEFLGEPQMRGRYSQPGEHQHRDMPFHRNDRGGGRGGRGFPRNRRDRYSDDHNKQRNMQNNRKPRTQQDQHQRSSPEILPNSRPLLLQPPDTVVILDEEGMPIGLPDDKDIPLSAEHDAEQEENPQSLSQDRGSSHGTPNSHDQQSAYQSASSLEHESEAPSTELEDQQQVNQVTVVPVTTETKDTRHSQYVPISEYEEHVESEPVISEKTCDSSGSAENTGQEMNFPDQPEQMEDLVSTALSNDLKRPSTNGSFDEQAENSNKKRIALSNGPQTPTGPEPCLNGPMPQPTAEPHTDVYNFDGPQLGPNFRPRLAGPVPFPLWRGGPPRGRGFRGGPRAPWMDRGPRGPAIGNFMPRGLKRGGQFRGNGFRGRGRGNNW